One genomic window of Malaciobacter molluscorum LMG 25693 includes the following:
- a CDS encoding quinone-dependent dihydroorotate dehydrogenase translates to MFKYKNLKKILFLFQPETAHNLAEIALRVLQKITILNNYMTKRNFVDNDKLTQEIFGVKFLNPVGLAAGFDKNSTMVKAMPALGFGFTEIGTMTPRPQDGNPKPRMFRYPSKNSVQNAMGFNNEGAHTVWKNLNKVYPNVLPIGVNIGKNKTTPKEYALSDYKTLIKKFKNTADYLAINISSPNTPNLRDLQNEDFITSLFQMAKEITDKPILLKIAPDMNAQAAIQLCKTAVNAGAAGIIATNTTIDYNLIPGCKDFGGLSGEVLTEKSYELFKEIAKELYGKTVLISVGGISNAQEAYRRIKAGASLVQAYTGMIFEGPSMVKNINEGLIELMKKDGYNNISEAIGADLKN, encoded by the coding sequence TTGTTTAAGTATAAAAATTTAAAGAAAATATTATTTTTATTTCAACCAGAAACTGCCCATAATCTTGCAGAGATAGCACTTAGAGTATTACAAAAAATCACAATACTTAATAATTATATGACAAAAAGAAATTTTGTTGATAATGATAAACTAACTCAAGAGATATTTGGTGTAAAATTTTTAAACCCAGTTGGATTAGCAGCTGGATTTGACAAAAATTCAACAATGGTAAAGGCTATGCCAGCTTTAGGTTTTGGATTTACAGAGATTGGAACAATGACACCAAGACCACAAGATGGAAATCCTAAACCTAGAATGTTTAGATACCCTTCAAAAAATTCTGTTCAAAATGCAATGGGATTTAATAATGAAGGTGCACATACAGTTTGGAAAAATTTAAATAAAGTTTATCCAAATGTTTTACCAATTGGTGTAAATATTGGCAAAAATAAAACAACACCAAAAGAGTATGCATTAAGTGATTATAAAACTCTTATCAAAAAATTTAAAAATACAGCAGATTATTTAGCAATAAATATCTCAAGCCCAAATACACCAAATCTTAGAGATTTACAAAATGAAGATTTTATTACATCTTTATTTCAAATGGCAAAAGAGATAACAGATAAACCAATTTTATTAAAAATTGCTCCTGATATGAATGCACAAGCTGCTATACAGTTATGTAAAACAGCAGTAAATGCAGGAGCTGCTGGTATTATTGCAACAAATACAACAATTGATTATAACTTAATTCCAGGGTGTAAAGACTTCGGAGGATTAAGTGGAGAAGTATTAACTGAAAAATCTTATGAGTTATTTAAAGAAATTGCTAAAGAATTATATGGTAAAACAGTGCTTATTTCAGTAGGTGGAATAAGTAATGCTCAAGAAGCATATAGAAGAATCAAAGCTGGTGCTAGTTTAGTACAAGCATATACAGGAATGATTTTTGAAGGACCTTCTATGGTAAAAAACATAAATGAAGGTTTAATTGAATTAATGAAAAAAGATGGATATAACAATATCAGTGAAGCAATTGGAGCTGATTTAAAAAATTAA